The following coding sequences lie in one Sphingomonas sp. M1-B02 genomic window:
- a CDS encoding glycosyltransferase family 25 protein, with protein MFDDFEILRVISLPQRRDRRREMESEIARAGLAGDPRIAFFDALRPSDAGPFSSIGARGCYQSHVKILEEAVRKKASVLILEDDCDLAPDAGSISLGSGWQIFYGGYMPAEPNNLQHSDIIGSHMMGFSREGAQLVLEYLRNLDVDGKHPPIDAAYIWFRRAHPEVTTVFAQPPIGHQRPSRSDIEPGAIYNRLWGVRDMVASVRRLRRTLTRRSI; from the coding sequence ATGTTCGATGACTTTGAAATTCTCCGGGTAATCAGCCTGCCTCAGCGTCGGGATCGTCGCCGCGAGATGGAAAGCGAAATTGCTCGGGCCGGATTGGCCGGCGATCCACGGATTGCTTTTTTTGATGCGCTACGGCCTTCAGACGCCGGGCCATTCTCTTCTATTGGCGCACGGGGATGTTACCAGAGCCACGTTAAAATTCTCGAGGAAGCTGTCCGAAAAAAAGCATCGGTTCTTATCCTAGAGGATGATTGCGATCTCGCGCCTGATGCAGGCAGCATCTCTCTGGGTTCAGGCTGGCAGATTTTCTACGGCGGCTACATGCCCGCTGAGCCCAATAATTTACAGCATAGCGACATCATTGGCTCGCATATGATGGGCTTCAGTCGTGAAGGAGCACAGCTAGTGCTAGAATATCTCCGAAACCTGGATGTCGACGGCAAGCACCCGCCAATCGACGCCGCATATATTTGGTTTCGTCGCGCCCATCCCGAAGTCACGACGGTTTTCGCTCAGCCGCCGATTGGTCACCAACGGCCATCGCGTAGCGATATTGAACCCGGCGCTATTTACAACCGGCTATGGGGAGTGCGGGACATGGTTGCATCAGTTCGCCGGTTGCGTCGGACCTTGACCCGTCGCAGCATCTGA
- a CDS encoding beta-1,6-N-acetylglucosaminyltransferase produces MDAGISIGFCILSHKDALQLLQLVNTLNEIYNFPPIACHHDITQSPIDVGHFPDNVVFVRPIKTGWARMSVVLAGLRTISALFDRFRPDWFVLLSATDYPVSSASSLRNLLTSTECDTFIDARPLLIQNDSVITTVGSLNPALDHFGSAANFRLKQRFYLSPEWWVPILRFKPRLRIGRFTVRWPWISRPVRSSRLNFYYGDHWFMGNARTAEALGKDSLTRRFLMKHLAKRTTVDECFYQTMIMSSSDLTVCIDNHRFAEWNGGGAHPMELTAEQIPEIRASGAFFARKFAKSSDAIVLIHKQLLDLPPPINVQSNPPVPDNGGVQI; encoded by the coding sequence ATGGACGCGGGCATCTCAATTGGTTTTTGCATCCTCTCCCACAAGGATGCGCTGCAACTTTTACAGCTCGTTAACACCCTTAATGAGATCTACAATTTTCCTCCGATTGCCTGTCATCATGACATAACTCAGTCCCCAATTGATGTTGGTCACTTTCCTGACAACGTCGTATTTGTTAGGCCAATTAAAACTGGTTGGGCTCGCATGTCTGTCGTTCTGGCGGGCCTACGCACGATCAGTGCGTTGTTCGACCGTTTTAGACCAGATTGGTTCGTACTTTTGAGTGCCACGGACTATCCCGTCAGCAGTGCAAGCAGCCTTCGTAATCTCTTAACCTCGACGGAATGCGACACGTTCATTGACGCTAGACCGCTACTCATCCAGAATGATTCGGTGATCACTACCGTTGGATCATTAAATCCGGCGCTCGACCATTTTGGGTCAGCAGCTAACTTTCGGTTGAAGCAAAGGTTTTACCTTTCGCCAGAATGGTGGGTCCCAATCTTGCGTTTTAAGCCCCGTCTGCGAATAGGCCGATTTACTGTCCGGTGGCCGTGGATTAGTCGGCCCGTAAGGAGCAGCCGGCTCAATTTCTATTATGGTGATCATTGGTTCATGGGGAATGCCCGAACTGCCGAGGCGTTAGGCAAAGATAGTCTGACGCGACGTTTTCTTATGAAGCATCTGGCCAAGCGAACCACGGTTGATGAATGCTTCTACCAGACGATGATAATGAGTTCTTCCGATCTCACCGTTTGCATTGATAATCACCGCTTCGCCGAATGGAATGGCGGCGGTGCTCATCCGATGGAACTCACTGCCGAACAAATACCAGAAATTCGCGCTTCCGGTGCCTTTTTTGCCCGAAAATTTGCTAAGTCCTCAGATGCTATTGTACTAATCCACAAGCAATTGCTGGATTTGCCCCCCCCGATAAATGTGCAAAGTAATCCCCCAGTACCGGATAATGGAGGCGTGCAAATTTAG
- a CDS encoding glycosyltransferase, whose amino-acid sequence MTDVSVVLATYNGASFLSRQLQTLADQTDLPSELIICDDCSIDDTVSIVRDFAVNAPFPVRLEINERRLNFRHNFFKGVGRAASDLIMFCDQDDAWSPHKIATMKQVFIANPKLLLAYHHATVVDAEERPLRPISEPVKQQMVLSLDVPPPWHFARGLLQTFRRELTHFDDLLPLSREHFSDDILGHDRWYFMLALAQKRVGFVNSDLVMYRQHGANAFGSDSSPSFWGRVAQRLYHHSEADRYGAAGARSRAAVLSRMISRVDCQTRPGLEKLAESYSTYADRLDRRHRTYTAPSFAGRIRALGRSLGHGDYCGNPWGFDGRSLARDSLAGVLKLHAG is encoded by the coding sequence ATGACTGATGTTTCTGTCGTACTCGCGACGTATAATGGTGCCTCGTTTCTCTCGAGGCAGCTCCAAACACTCGCGGATCAGACAGACCTGCCTAGCGAGTTGATTATTTGCGATGATTGCTCGATAGACGATACAGTCTCGATTGTTCGAGATTTCGCGGTCAACGCGCCTTTTCCTGTGCGGCTGGAGATTAACGAGAGGCGACTAAATTTTCGTCACAATTTTTTTAAGGGGGTGGGCCGCGCGGCTTCAGACTTGATAATGTTCTGCGATCAGGATGACGCTTGGTCTCCGCATAAGATAGCGACCATGAAGCAAGTCTTCATCGCCAACCCAAAGCTGCTCCTCGCCTACCATCATGCCACAGTTGTAGACGCTGAAGAGCGTCCGCTGAGGCCTATTAGCGAGCCGGTTAAACAACAGATGGTTCTAAGTCTCGACGTTCCTCCCCCTTGGCACTTCGCCCGCGGCTTATTGCAGACGTTCCGACGCGAACTCACCCATTTTGACGACCTGCTTCCACTTAGTCGAGAGCATTTCAGCGACGACATTCTCGGCCATGACCGGTGGTACTTCATGCTCGCCCTTGCCCAGAAGCGCGTCGGCTTCGTGAACAGCGACCTTGTGATGTATCGTCAACATGGGGCTAATGCCTTCGGCTCGGACTCAAGCCCTTCGTTCTGGGGCCGAGTTGCCCAGCGGCTCTACCATCATTCCGAAGCTGACAGATACGGCGCGGCGGGCGCACGCTCTCGCGCAGCGGTCCTAAGCCGCATGATATCACGGGTGGATTGTCAAACCCGACCTGGCCTCGAAAAGCTCGCCGAATCCTACAGTACCTACGCCGATCGCTTGGATCGCCGCCACAGGACCTATACAGCACCTTCATTTGCGGGGCGCATTCGAGCTTTGGGCCGATCGCTTGGGCACGGCGATTATTGTGGCAATCCTTGGGGGTTCGATGGGCGCTCATTAGCCCGGGATTCTTTGGCCGGAGTACTTAAACTCCACGCAGGCTAG
- a CDS encoding acyltransferase family protein, translating into MGQIPALDGFRAIAILIVMVSHAGLGRVIPGGFGVTIFFFLSGYLITTMLRREVAQTGKVNLRAFYLRRSLRIFPPFYITLFLVAAIGVAGLFGEDVHAQFLVWDAFFLSNYAQQIAAYSNVPIPLWSLNVEEHFYIGFSLLFARVFVSMQPRRSATICLSLCAAVLCIRIANVALLDEYSSNYYWSHTRIDSILFGSCLALWNNPVADENPWKPSRAHLLSAIGVLLICFAVRNPVFRETFRYTLQGACLFIVFSAAIQARGFFYTLLNCEVARRVALLSYTLYLAHFPLIALFTYLGVPFAALFGIAASVVYATVMYKMIEKPCGSLRRRLEHRGKSVIAAEPQPKPLTESRGVESIP; encoded by the coding sequence GTGGGGCAAATACCAGCGCTCGACGGCTTCAGAGCGATCGCCATTTTGATTGTGATGGTCTCCCACGCTGGACTGGGCAGAGTCATCCCCGGCGGTTTCGGCGTCACTATCTTTTTTTTCCTTAGCGGCTATTTGATCACCACGATGTTGCGGCGTGAGGTGGCGCAGACCGGTAAAGTAAATTTAAGGGCATTTTATCTCCGGCGTAGCTTGAGGATATTTCCGCCATTCTATATCACGCTGTTCTTAGTAGCTGCTATAGGTGTCGCGGGCCTTTTCGGGGAAGATGTTCACGCACAATTTTTAGTTTGGGATGCTTTTTTTCTGAGCAACTATGCTCAGCAGATCGCCGCATACAGCAACGTTCCTATCCCGCTGTGGTCACTAAATGTAGAGGAGCATTTCTATATCGGATTTTCTCTACTGTTTGCTCGCGTGTTCGTGTCAATGCAGCCCCGCCGGTCTGCCACAATTTGCCTATCGCTTTGCGCGGCCGTGCTCTGCATCCGGATAGCAAATGTGGCGCTGTTGGATGAATATTCGAGTAACTATTACTGGTCGCATACGCGTATTGACTCGATCCTTTTTGGCTCGTGTCTGGCTTTGTGGAATAACCCGGTCGCGGATGAGAATCCGTGGAAACCATCTCGGGCACACCTGCTTTCGGCGATCGGGGTCTTATTGATATGCTTTGCGGTCCGAAATCCGGTGTTTCGTGAGACGTTCCGGTATACGCTGCAAGGCGCGTGTCTGTTCATTGTCTTCAGCGCCGCGATCCAGGCGAGGGGCTTTTTCTACACGCTGCTCAACTGTGAGGTAGCGCGCCGCGTCGCTCTACTTTCTTACACGCTATATCTAGCCCATTTTCCGCTAATCGCGCTCTTTACGTACCTCGGCGTCCCTTTCGCAGCTTTGTTCGGTATCGCCGCCTCGGTCGTCTACGCGACGGTGATGTATAAAATGATCGAGAAACCCTGCGGCAGCTTGAGGCGGCGCTTGGAGCATCGCGGAAAGTCGGTGATTGCAGCCGAGCCCCAGCCTAAGCCGTTAACTGAATCTAGAGGGGTCGAGAGTATACCTTGA
- a CDS encoding SGNH/GDSL hydrolase family protein, which yields MPVPTPSPTPRTSKPFVLSEGDSISVFWNGNHTGIYAGANPNVRFSGRAVGGSTILNGSNSLEARFASDAALKPEYVTILIGANDLGDGTFQSADDWLNALWAYTAKWKALGAKVAVGTVLPICIPSFADYTRRHTERRLVANSAIRAAVSGKIDAVIDYAADPIMGPDAAACDRNLYPDGLHPSDGGGTGIGGQGKLAVIYAAALNNLLKQ from the coding sequence ATGCCGGTCCCTACGCCGTCCCCGACGCCACGAACTTCCAAGCCGTTCGTGCTTTCTGAGGGAGACAGCATCTCTGTATTCTGGAATGGCAATCACACCGGCATCTATGCTGGTGCGAATCCTAACGTGAGGTTCTCTGGGCGAGCGGTAGGCGGCTCCACGATCTTGAACGGTTCAAATAGTTTGGAGGCGCGTTTCGCTAGCGATGCCGCTTTGAAGCCTGAATACGTAACTATCCTAATAGGTGCCAACGATCTGGGTGATGGCACCTTCCAAAGCGCGGATGACTGGCTAAACGCATTATGGGCGTACACGGCAAAATGGAAGGCTTTGGGCGCGAAAGTTGCCGTCGGCACAGTCCTGCCGATCTGCATCCCTTCTTTCGCTGACTATACCAGAAGGCACACCGAACGCCGGCTGGTCGCAAATTCCGCTATACGCGCGGCCGTAAGCGGAAAAATCGACGCAGTTATCGATTACGCCGCTGACCCCATTATGGGGCCGGACGCCGCAGCTTGTGATCGTAACCTCTACCCGGACGGTCTGCATCCGTCAGATGGCGGCGGAACTGGTATAGGCGGGCAAGGCAAGCTCGCTGTTATATACGCGGCTGCCTTGAATAATTTGCTTAAGCAGTAG